In the Sorghum bicolor cultivar BTx623 chromosome 4, Sorghum_bicolor_NCBIv3, whole genome shotgun sequence genome, ACCTTGATCACACGATGGACAATTGGAATATCACGGCCCTGCAATATAACAGATAAAATGATAAATTGGTTACTAGCAGATCATATACAAGCACACATCAcgaataaatatataaaaagaaaaacgaTTCCATCAAGCTTCAGAATTTCAGATACTACTAATCTATGGAAAACGGCAAGAAGCAAATAGGAATTCGGTAGGATTTACCTCAATATTGAAAACAACTATGTCTCCCGTGCGGACAGGGTCCTTATTCATGTGTAAAAACAGGATATCACCCTACAAAACAGTTAACTACTGATGATTCAGGTAAAGCAGCAAGACAGACGACAGCACTTGGAACTTCATGTGTAAGATCTATGGAGTAAAAAATGCCCACATATAATGTGTTGTGTCCATCAGCAGATGGCACAAATATGGCTATGGAAATTTTATAAGTTTCCGATGAAACTCGTATATTGCTGAAAAACAAACGACCAAATTTTTGTATTGTGCATAAGTTGCTGAAATTCAGGTTATTAGTCACAATCTTCCCTGTGCTGTGGTATGCCATAGCACCAAAAGagagtgaaaaaaaaaaacagacacATTGGACATAAAAATCACCAGCATTCATGGGGATTCTGTAAGATGTAAAATGTAAAGCTGGACAAAGGAGTGCTGATTATTGTATTGTGCAAAGGAGGAATGAACCCTTCGAAATCCAGGCTCCATGCTTTCAGATAGAACCACCACAACTGGTGACTCACTCCCTGTTACGATAATCAATCCTTTCCATATGATCAATGCCGAAGTCAGGATCATCCCTGCAAAGCCCAAAATAGGGGGTATTTGAGAGTCCCAGTAAAATTATTATAGGAGAGAATTGAAGCCATGACTATTCACTTGTCTACACTACTCAGAAACACGACGGCAATCACTGAAATCTACAAGTAGAGCTTTACTTTCTATAGCAAATCAAGACTCCATGGCCTGTAAATAAACTATGCGCTGCCGCCTGTTCTTCCTCTAGGAAAAGAAGAAATCTTTCACGTCATCTTTTTGCCGGAATTGTGAGCAATAGGCCCTCAATAATAACCGCCAGAGAATGTGCGGGGAAAAAAAAGCTAACAGAAAGGAAACCGCATCTATCGCGCGGAAATCGATTCCTAGGGGACAGAACGGGGGAGATTAGAGCACAGCGGAGTGAGTGGAGTATGCCTCGTCCTCAGGCTCACCTAGGGTGATGATTTGGGCGAGCACGGGGCGGATCTGCATCGTCCGAATCGGCTCCACCATGTTGCGCAGGGAATCCATCTGTTCTTCTCTGGCGCCGCGCCGGCGTCTCTCACCCGATTATCACTTATAATGTGTCATACATATTTACCATCTTTAAACGATAACTCCACATTTAGACCATATTTGCACATGTGGCAGCCCAGACCGACTGACATGGTGGTACTGACTCAGCATGGGCAGGCGAAATGACGATGCTGCCCCTGGCCTCATTTTCTTCTAAACACAGCAGCATAAAAACCTCTCTATTGATAAAAAAAGCACAGCAACATATTTCATTTGCACACAGACAGCAACATAACACAAGGATCTGCTGTGTTTTTTTTATGTTGCTATGTTTTTTTTATCAATAGAGAGGGTTTTTATGCTGCTGTGTTTAGAAGAAAATGAGGCCAGGGGCAGCATCGTCATTTCGCCTGCCCATGCTGAGTCAGCACCACCATGTCAGTCGGTCTGGGCTGCCACATGTGCAAATGTGGTCTAAATGTAAGAGTTATCGCTTAAAGATGGTAAATATGTATGGCACATTATAAGAGTGATAATCGGGTGAGAGGCAACCGCTATGATGGTAAATATGTAAAAGGCCCCCGAGGAAGAGGAGCAAGTAAGGTGTTGACGAAGTCAGCATATACGGCTTCTCGGATGTCGTGTCATGTGT is a window encoding:
- the LOC8055349 gene encoding signal peptidase complex catalytic subunit SEC11C, producing the protein MDSLRNMVEPIRTMQIRPVLAQIITLGMILTSALIIWKGLIIVTGSESPVVVVLSESMEPGFRRGDILFLHMNKDPVRTGDIVVFNIEGRDIPIVHRVIKVHERHGMAEFDVLTKGDNNRDDDRMGMLYANGQLWLQRQHIIGRAVGYLPYAGWLTIAMTEKPVLKYLLIGALGLLVVASKE